Proteins encoded together in one Gemmatimonadetes bacterium T265 window:
- a CDS encoding Xaa-Pro dipeptidase: MRRLSLASLALLGVSAVRPAAAQFPAATADVARQTVVLRAARLLDGTGAPAVRDAAVVVVGDRITAAGPATSVQVPAGARVVDLGDATLLPGFIDAHTHIIGRSLGQPGGDDAPVRDYQGYNAILGVENARKTLMAGFTSIRNVGSPDFDDMALRKAVDEGHAVGPRMENAGHSFGITGGHCDENGFKPGLIDADYRTGVADGADEGRKAVRYQVKYGADVIKICATGGVLSEGDAVGATQYTLEEMQAIVGEAKKLERPVAAHAHGTEGIKLAVQAGVTSIEHGTFLDDAGARMMKARGTFLVPTLQAGEASKAAADNGTLKGLRAQKALAAYAAGPRKIQLALQYGVPIALGTDAGVGPHGKNAEEFGLMVRAGLTPMQAIVAGTSTAARLLGWQDRVGTLAAGRLADVVAVPGDPLQDITATQRVSFVMKGGVIYKQGGAAAQTAER; this comes from the coding sequence ATGCGCCGCCTCTCCCTCGCCTCGCTCGCGCTCCTCGGCGTGAGCGCCGTTCGCCCGGCCGCCGCGCAATTCCCCGCCGCCACGGCGGACGTCGCCCGGCAGACCGTCGTCCTTCGCGCGGCGCGCTTGCTCGACGGCACGGGCGCGCCCGCCGTGCGCGACGCGGCCGTCGTCGTCGTCGGCGACCGGATCACCGCGGCCGGTCCCGCCACGTCGGTGCAGGTGCCGGCCGGCGCGCGCGTCGTCGACCTCGGCGACGCGACGCTCCTGCCCGGGTTCATCGACGCGCACACGCACATCATCGGGCGCTCGTTAGGCCAGCCGGGCGGCGACGACGCGCCGGTGCGCGACTACCAGGGCTACAACGCGATCCTCGGCGTCGAGAACGCGCGCAAGACGCTCATGGCGGGGTTCACGAGCATCCGTAACGTGGGCTCGCCCGACTTCGACGACATGGCGCTCCGCAAGGCGGTCGACGAGGGGCACGCGGTCGGGCCGCGGATGGAGAACGCGGGGCACTCGTTCGGGATCACGGGCGGGCACTGCGACGAGAACGGCTTCAAGCCCGGCCTCATCGACGCCGACTACCGCACGGGAGTCGCGGACGGGGCGGACGAGGGGCGGAAGGCGGTCCGCTACCAGGTGAAGTACGGCGCCGACGTGATCAAGATCTGCGCGACGGGCGGCGTGCTGTCGGAGGGCGACGCGGTGGGCGCGACGCAGTACACGCTCGAGGAGATGCAGGCGATCGTCGGCGAGGCGAAGAAGCTGGAGCGCCCCGTCGCGGCGCACGCGCACGGGACGGAGGGGATCAAGCTCGCGGTGCAGGCCGGCGTGACGAGCATCGAGCACGGCACCTTCCTCGACGACGCGGGCGCGCGGATGATGAAGGCGCGTGGCACGTTCCTCGTGCCGACGCTGCAGGCGGGCGAGGCGTCGAAGGCCGCCGCGGATAACGGAACGCTCAAGGGCCTGCGGGCGCAGAAGGCGCTCGCGGCGTACGCGGCGGGCCCGCGGAAAATCCAGCTCGCGCTGCAGTACGGCGTCCCGATCGCGTTAGGCACGGACGCCGGCGTCGGGCCGCACGGCAAGAACGCGGAGGAGTTCGGGCTCATGGTGCGCGCCGGGCTGACGCCGATGCAGGCGATCGTCGCCGGGACGTCGACCGCGGCGCGGCTGCTCGGCTGGCAGGACCGCGTGGGGACGCTCGCGGCGGGGCGGCTGGCCGACGTCGTCGCGGTGCCGGGCGACCCGCTGCAGGACATCACGGCGACGCAGCGGGTGAGCTTCGTGATGAAGGGGGGCGTCATCTACAAGCAGGGCGGCGCGGCGGCGCAGACCGCGGAGCGCTGA
- a CDS encoding aminopeptidase, with amino-acid sequence MLHLSRLGRAAALLAAFPAALAAQHPGHGRYEAPRPDHARGGGVDTSAAAVAARVQADVAFLAAPRLEGRFTGSPGADTAAAYVARRFGALGLKPVVVDAEDASRCATRVSLAPAVHGPAAGGDSVPCAGYYQRFEARAAALAHAGKPFALAAENVVGLVEGTDPALRGELVVVGAHYDHLGRETMFATDPQAGAVVHPGADDNASGVAAVLELARRVAARPLRRSVLFVAFSGEELGVLGSRYFVEHSPLPLDSAAAMLNFDMVGRLANDRLLVYGVATADELPAIVDSANAAGPRLAVKALGDGFGPSDHASFYAAGVPVLHFFTDQHPDYHAATDVAAKINAPGEARVIALAEGVLRRVGDRPARLTFRRAPGAGQTAAAPGGDPAAGPRPYFGSIPDMAADEVKGLRLQGVTPGSPADRGGLRAGDVVVEFGGRPVTDLYTYTDALYGHAPGDVVAVVVVRGGERVRASVTLGKRGE; translated from the coding sequence ATGTTGCACCTAAGCCGACTCGGCCGCGCGGCGGCGCTGCTCGCGGCGTTCCCGGCGGCGCTCGCCGCGCAGCACCCGGGGCACGGCCGGTACGAGGCGCCCCGCCCCGACCACGCCCGGGGGGGCGGCGTCGACACGTCGGCGGCGGCCGTCGCGGCACGCGTGCAGGCGGACGTCGCGTTCCTCGCCGCGCCGCGCCTCGAAGGCCGGTTCACCGGTTCGCCCGGCGCGGACACGGCGGCGGCGTACGTGGCGCGCCGCTTCGGCGCGCTCGGGCTCAAGCCGGTCGTCGTCGACGCCGAGGACGCGTCGCGCTGCGCGACGCGGGTGTCGCTGGCGCCGGCCGTGCACGGGCCGGCCGCCGGCGGCGATAGCGTCCCCTGCGCGGGTTATTACCAGCGCTTCGAGGCCCGCGCCGCGGCGCTCGCGCATGCGGGGAAGCCGTTCGCGCTCGCGGCCGAGAACGTCGTCGGGCTCGTCGAGGGCACGGACCCGGCGCTCCGGGGCGAGCTCGTCGTCGTCGGCGCGCACTACGACCACCTCGGGCGCGAGACGATGTTCGCGACCGACCCGCAGGCCGGCGCGGTCGTGCACCCCGGCGCGGACGACAACGCGTCGGGCGTCGCCGCGGTGCTGGAGCTCGCCCGGCGCGTCGCCGCGCGCCCGCTGCGGCGGTCGGTGCTCTTCGTCGCCTTCAGCGGCGAGGAACTCGGCGTGCTCGGCTCGCGGTACTTCGTCGAGCACAGCCCGCTGCCGCTCGACAGCGCGGCGGCGATGCTCAACTTCGACATGGTCGGCCGCCTCGCGAACGACCGGCTGCTCGTCTACGGCGTCGCGACCGCCGACGAGCTGCCGGCGATCGTCGATTCGGCCAACGCCGCGGGCCCGCGCCTCGCCGTCAAGGCGTTAGGCGACGGGTTCGGGCCGAGCGACCACGCGTCGTTCTACGCGGCGGGCGTGCCGGTGCTGCACTTCTTCACCGACCAGCACCCGGACTACCACGCGGCGACCGACGTGGCCGCGAAGATCAACGCGCCCGGCGAGGCGCGCGTGATCGCGCTCGCCGAGGGCGTGCTGCGGCGCGTCGGCGACCGGCCGGCGCGGCTCACGTTCCGCCGCGCGCCGGGCGCGGGGCAGACGGCGGCGGCGCCGGGCGGAGACCCGGCGGCCGGGCCGCGCCCCTACTTCGGGTCGATCCCCGACATGGCAGCCGACGAGGTGAAGGGGCTGCGGCTGCAGGGCGTGACGCCCGGAAGCCCCGCCGACCGGGGCGGGCTCAGGGCCGGGGACGTCGTCGTCGAGTTCGGGGGGCGGCCGGTGACCGACCTGTACACGTACACCGACGCGCTCTACGGCCACGCGCCGGGCGACGTGGTCGCGGTCGTCGTCGTGCGCGGCGGGGAGCGGGTGCGCGCGAGCGTCACGTTAGGCAAGCGCGGGGAGTGA
- a CDS encoding endoglucanase, which yields MLSDLSTTFLKRLLDTPGPSGYERAPARVWRDHAGAFAEVSSDVLGNSYAAAGPADGPTILLAGHVDEIGLIVTHVDDQGYVYVSPIGGWDPQVLVGQRVRFLGRDGPVLGVVGKKPIHLIKPEERDKATKITELWVDVGAASRAEALARVEVGDAGVLDTPLLELPNGRIVSRSIDNRVGAFVVLEALRRYAERPGAARVVAVATTQEEIAWRGGGALPSTVRVRPAMAVVVDVTFATDHPGVEKKELGEAPLGGGPVFTRGSVVSPVAFRLVRDAADRLGVPYQLHAAGRESFTDADAIHNAAAGVATALVSIPNRYMHSPNEMVALDDLDRAAEVIAEACRAVTARTDFTDR from the coding sequence ATGCTCAGCGACCTCTCGACCACGTTTCTCAAGCGCCTGCTCGACACCCCCGGCCCGTCCGGCTACGAGCGGGCCCCCGCCCGCGTCTGGCGGGACCACGCCGGCGCCTTCGCTGAGGTGTCCTCGGACGTGCTCGGCAACAGCTACGCGGCCGCCGGCCCGGCGGACGGCCCGACGATCCTGCTCGCCGGCCACGTCGACGAGATCGGACTCATCGTCACGCACGTCGACGACCAGGGGTACGTGTACGTGAGCCCGATCGGCGGCTGGGACCCGCAGGTGCTCGTCGGCCAGCGCGTGCGCTTTCTCGGGCGCGACGGCCCGGTACTCGGCGTCGTCGGCAAGAAGCCGATCCACCTGATCAAGCCCGAGGAGCGCGACAAGGCCACGAAGATCACCGAGCTGTGGGTCGACGTGGGCGCGGCGAGCCGGGCCGAGGCGCTCGCGCGCGTCGAGGTCGGCGACGCGGGGGTGCTCGACACGCCGCTGCTGGAGCTGCCTAACGGGCGGATCGTCTCGCGCTCGATCGACAACCGCGTCGGGGCGTTCGTCGTGCTCGAGGCCCTGCGGCGCTACGCGGAGCGGCCCGGCGCGGCGCGCGTCGTGGCGGTGGCGACGACGCAGGAAGAGATCGCGTGGCGCGGCGGCGGGGCGCTGCCGAGCACGGTGCGCGTGCGGCCGGCGATGGCGGTCGTCGTCGACGTCACGTTCGCGACCGACCACCCGGGCGTCGAGAAGAAGGAGCTCGGCGAGGCGCCGCTCGGCGGGGGGCCGGTGTTCACGCGCGGGTCGGTGGTCTCGCCGGTGGCGTTCCGGCTCGTGCGCGACGCGGCCGACCGGCTGGGCGTGCCGTACCAGCTGCACGCGGCGGGGCGCGAGAGCTTCACCGACGCGGACGCGATCCACAACGCGGCCGCGGGCGTGGCGACGGCGCTCGTCTCGATCCCCAACCGCTACATGCACTCGCCGAACGAGATGGTCGCGCTCGACGACCTCGACCGCGCCGCGGAGGTGATCGCCGAGGCGTGCCGCGCGGTGACGGCGCGGACGGACTTCACGGACCGCTGA
- a CDS encoding UPF0721 transmembrane protein has translation MLLIFLAIGFAAGVLSGLFGIGGGIVIVPALLYFARMQPARATGTSLGALLLPVGVLGAWEYYKNGDLDVRASLLVAAGLTVGAYFGARLNHLLSPVQAKRAFAVFLAAVAVRLWVTARGS, from the coding sequence ATGCTTCTCATTTTCTTGGCGATCGGATTCGCCGCCGGCGTCCTCTCGGGGCTGTTCGGCATCGGCGGCGGCATCGTGATCGTGCCGGCGCTCCTCTACTTCGCCCGCATGCAGCCCGCGCGGGCCACCGGCACGTCGCTCGGCGCGCTCCTCCTCCCCGTCGGCGTACTCGGCGCCTGGGAGTACTACAAGAACGGCGACCTCGACGTGCGCGCGTCGCTCCTCGTCGCGGCGGGGCTCACCGTCGGGGCGTACTTCGGCGCGCGGCTCAACCACCTGCTGTCGCCGGTGCAGGCGAAGCGCGCGTTTGCGGTGTTCCTCGCCGCCGTCGCGGTGCGGCTGTGGGTCACGGCCAGGGGCTCATAG
- a CDS encoding cytidylate kinase, whose protein sequence is MSIAPIDLVTVSREFGSGGSEFAHALGARLDWPVLDRTLVYDVAERLELDARVVERLDEHPPTRLSRIAAAMFVFPPELPSAYVAPGAQLGPDDVATAVQQVIADAVRTPPLVVVGHGAQCLFHGRPGTLHVRLVAPVEERVRRIAPRLGCDAARAAAEARRMDDERGRYVQRYHRRDWRDPLLYDVEFNTGRVPVEHAAALVAALVRGGADGDAAGVGRSRGSGAVGVT, encoded by the coding sequence ATGTCCATCGCCCCGATCGACCTCGTCACCGTCTCCCGCGAGTTCGGCAGCGGCGGGAGCGAGTTCGCCCACGCCCTCGGCGCGCGCCTCGACTGGCCCGTGCTCGACCGCACGCTCGTCTACGACGTGGCCGAGCGCCTCGAGCTGGACGCGCGGGTGGTCGAGCGGCTGGACGAACACCCGCCGACGCGGCTGTCGCGGATCGCCGCGGCGATGTTCGTCTTCCCGCCCGAGCTGCCGTCGGCGTACGTCGCGCCGGGCGCGCAGCTCGGGCCGGACGACGTCGCCACCGCGGTCCAGCAGGTGATCGCGGACGCCGTGCGCACGCCGCCGCTCGTCGTCGTCGGGCACGGCGCGCAGTGCCTCTTCCACGGCCGGCCGGGCACGCTACACGTGCGGCTCGTCGCGCCGGTCGAGGAGCGCGTTCGCCGCATCGCTCCCCGACTCGGCTGCGACGCGGCTCGGGCCGCCGCGGAGGCGCGGCGCATGGACGACGAGCGCGGCCGCTACGTCCAGCGCTACCACCGGCGCGACTGGCGCGACCCGCTGCTCTACGACGTCGAGTTCAACACCGGGCGCGTGCCGGTCGAGCACGCCGCGGCGCTCGTCGCGGCGCTCGTGCGCGGGGGGGCGGATGGCGACGCGGCCGGGGTCGGACGGTCGCGCGGGTCCGGCGCGGTAGGCGTGACATGA